Within the Acidipropionibacterium acidipropionici genome, the region CGTATCGGTTGCCGTAGTAGAGGTTGCGCCCGCCGAGGGTGACACCGAGCGCCCCGGCCCAGGCGGACTCGCACCAACCGCCGTTGGGGCTGGGGTGGTGGGCGTGGTCGCGGGCCATCACGCTCAGGGCGCGACGCCGATCCCCGCCGACGATCGGGGCGAGCAGCCCGGCCAGGGTGCCGGTGATGCGGGCGGGCAGCAGGTCGAGGAGGTCGTCGAGGTGGGCCGACGCCTTGCCGAAATGTTCGAAGCGCTCGTTGTGGTGGCCCACCATGGCGTCCAGGGTGTTGGCGCCGCGGTGGACGAGCATGCCGGGGATGCCGGCGACAGCCCCCCAGAAGATGGAGGCGACGGCGGCGTCGGCGGTGTTCTCGGCCATCGACTCGACGGTGGCGCGGGCCAGCTCGGGCTCGTCGAGGGACTCGGGGTCGCGGCCGCACAGGTGGGAGAGCTGATCGCGGGCGCCGTCGAGGTCGCCCGAGGACAGACTCTCGGCCATGGTGTCGCCCTCGCGGGCCAGGGATGCGGCTCCGACCACGGCCCAGGTGGTGGCGGCGGTGGTCAGGGCCTTGAGCACCGGGCGGCCGTCGGTGGCGCGTTCGAGACCGGCGCCCAGGGTGGCCAGTGGGGCCAGGCAGCAGAGGGTGTAGAGGGCCCCGCGGGGCACTGAGTCGGCCCAGATCCTCGTCTCCAGGACGTCGGCGGCCGAGCCGAAGAGGGCGACGGGGTGGTTGCG harbors:
- a CDS encoding cobalamin biosynthesis protein, which codes for MPITRNRRRGAALLARGVGVGIGVVADRIIGDPQRNHPVALFGSAADVLETRIWADSVPRGALYTLCCLAPLATLGAGLERATDGRPVLKALTTAATTWAVVGAASLAREGDTMAESLSSGDLDGARDQLSHLCGRDPESLDEPELARATVESMAENTADAAVASIFWGAVAGIPGMLVHRGANTLDAMVGHHNERFEHFGKASAHLDDLLDLLPARITGTLAGLLAPIVGGDRRRALSVMARDHAHHPSPNGGWCESAWAGALGVTLGGRNLYYGNRYEDRPLLGDGPRPDASKVHDAATLVLAVSAAAGVLGAGALATAGHLRFYGGIIPRRRKGDS